The genomic stretch gtgtttggaagtccaagtgggtcatggaggaccgaacacttggtatgaTATAGTAAGtacaaatgggtcaaggttgaccggacacttggcacgtagagaaaagtccaagtgagtcaaaggattaATCAGACACTTGATgacgaagtcccagcaggtcaaggttaaccagatgctaggcatgaaggAGTCCTAACTGGTCATGTTTGACCAAATGTTGGATTTGGGACCCTAAACTTGAGTTAGTTAAGTTATGGttagtcaatcgatcaaccgatcgactgaaccagagtccaatcgatcagtcgatcgattggggctatgccaatcgatcaaccgatcgattggaggcagcTCGTGCGAAGAGCACAGagtactccccaatcgatcaaccgatcgattggaggcagcTTGTGCGAAGAGCACAGagtgctccccaatcgatcagccgatcgattggaggcaacTCATGCGAAGAGCACAGagtgctccccaatcgatcagtcgatcaatttcGATATCGATTAGCCGATAGATTGGAGCCAGCTCGCGCGAAGAGCACAAagtcctccccaatcgattagtcgatcgattgggatactcCAATCAATCGTTCGGGGCTTGATTTCTCGCGAGATTGCGAGGTAGACTGAATCGACCGGTCAATCGATTCTTGTTTGGTCTGCGAGAGCATAGAGACGCTCTGaattgattggttgatcgatcaaagtctccccaattgattagtcaatcgattgggatataactGTTGCGTAGGATGCAGGTTTTGGACAGCTAGGATTGTTAGGacttgacgtggcaatcgattgggaggagactcaatcgattgggagacctTGATCGCAGAATATAAAGTCGACAGCGAGTTCAAATGAAACAACACTGACACACGATCTTCTCCGCTATTGTTCACCAAACCTAGAGCTTTGaaagacaagtgttgctgcactttccaACTAGTTTagaggcatctacaagctacgagagatcaagcaagaaagtTTTCACTTGTATTatcatatatttacttcttgttttgagttaTATGCTTGTGTGAGTCTGTACgatgtttctccacctccggattgTTTCGAAAAGTAGTATTTTTGTTAGTGGAGAATTCACTCATGTATGGATCTTTAGATTAGACATCTCTTCTTGAGATTAATAACAAGTAAATCTTTCATATTAACATTGAGGAGTTTTGCTCTATCCGTTGCAATATCATCTATGAAGTAAGTAAATGAGCACGACTAATTATTCACCTTTCTCTTCCATAGCTCCGAAGTGACCTAATAGAATTTATAAGTGCCTCTTGTTTATTAGGATTTATCTGTGTTTTCGATTTATTAAATGGTTCGGTTCGGGTTTATAGATTAACTGGATTGTAAAACTCGATAtctgaattatttaaaaaaaaaaaaccggaTGAGAACAGTAATATTTAAAAACGATAATTAGATGTCACGGCCCACTGTCTATTTTTTATACTTGGAATATTTAcattttaatcattttttaaaatatcttatAAGATTTTATTTAGGTGTcaaaatttctgaaaaaaaaaaagaaaaaaaaaagaaaattaagggtgcgtttggtacgcgtgtttttcattttcaatttttaaaaaatacatattttttgaaaaataatgtttggtttgCGTGTTTCGtgcttgttttctaaaaaaataactaGCGTTttttagaaaaacagagaatgacaaaaagtcattttctgttttttaGAAAATGCGTGTTTTTccaaaaatgaaaatggaaaacatgtTTTTAATAGTGGAGTTTATTTATACAAAATCAATTAAAcaaataagtaaattaaataaataagttttatcTATAATATTAAGTTTATTAATCAACtaaataaacttaaaaatataataaataaataaaataaacttaaatggAGGATTCGAAAATATTTAAACCAATTAAGCTCCTAAATAAGATTAAACTGAACACTATTTTATAACTAATCTGGCTGAATTTGCTGACTATCCTAGTTAAAAGATCATTATATTATAAGTTGAAAGAATGCTTCcacttaaaaataaataaataaatattatttattatatttttttattaaaaaacattttatttaagtatagataaaAATTGCACGTAGTGGTTTTTTGCCAAGAAACCACAGCTCCGtacaagtttttctttaaaagCCTCCGTAGAACCGTTTGATTCGGACGGAATTAAAATCCGACcgttaataattgattaatgacAAAGAAGCGTACAAGATTTGACTCCAGTGGAATCGAATAACTGTGAAGAGGCTTTTACGAGAAAAAACAAACAGAGGGGTAGTTGCGGAACCACCTCTCGCCTCCCACTTGTTTGATCTTGAATCCCCTGTCGAAGATGTCGGCCATCGTCATCGACCAGCAAGCCCCGATCTTCACCGTCGCCATCAGCTACTTCACCGTCCAGACCACCGTCACATGCCGCGCAATCGACGTCGAGAGGTGGATCATCCAAATCCTCCAAAAGCACCGCAACCACCTCCACGGGCTCGTTGTCGGCCTGGACGTCGAGTGGAGTGGCGACAGAAGCATCCGAAACCGCGTTTCTGTCCTCCAGATCTGCGTCGGCTTCCGTTGCCTCGTCTTCCAAGTTATCCACGCGGACTTATTTCCCCCCAATCTCATCTCCTTCCTCAGCGACCGGCGTTTCATATTCGTCGGCGTCGCGATCCTAAACGATGCCGAGCGGATCGCCCGAGGCTTGAACTTCCTCGTGGGCAACACCGTCGACCTGCGTGCCCTCGCCGCGTATGAGATGCGGCGGGAATATCTGTGGTATGCGGGGCTCCAGCAGCTCGCGGAGGAGGTATTGAGATTGCGAGTGGTAAAGCCGTATGCAGTCACCATGAGCAACTGGGAGAACTACAGGCTTAGTAATGAACAAATTGCCTATGCCTGCGCCGACGCCTTCCTCTCCTTCGAAATCGGGAAGCGCCTCCTCCTTGGACAATTCTGATTCTTCTGAAAATGAGGGTAGAAATCACAACCgacttacttttttttttagcTCCTTTTCTTGAACGATCGCCTTCTTTTTGCTAAAATTAGGGTTTTAAGAGGCTTAATTTTAATCTTGCGTGTCTCTTGAATTCTACAACTGATTCTTGAAATTTGGTGGGATTGCAAATCGTTGTCTTGAAATTTATTGGGGAGCGAACCAGAGTGGCCTTTGTGGAGGCCTTTGTTTCGTGCTATATGCTCGGTTCTATGATTGCCTCTTCTTTATGCCTGACCTCAGAATACAGAATGCTCTGCTTTTAGGCTTTTTAAGACTATCGCAGAGTTCATGATGCTGGTAAAATTGGATTCTAGTGCAACCTTCTCTTTTGGATTATATAACTTACAGTGTTGGTAATTTACGGTGCATCCATCCTTTCACCAGTTAGAAATTTATGTGCGTACATCTTAGCTTGATGTACAATCTAATTTTCTTGTTCATAGTTGCACAGACTTCTGTTAGCATTCTTGTATTAGAATTTAGCTAATGAGTTGCCTTTAAGTTTGGATAGActatttagatttagttttgttAGGAAGTTATTTTGCATTGTAaataaaatttggagattttatGTACAGAATTGATTTTAAAGGTGAACTGTTTTTCGGTTAATTATTGTTGTCGTTATGTTGGGTCcaatgtttttattggttttgcTGGTATGAAAGTTGGTTCGGATAAAATACCGTAGACAGTCAATGGACAAGCTGAAGTGTGTGCGCTCTAAAGATCGCTGGCGATGGAGGCGAACAAGCCTTAAACGCACTTCCAAAAGAAGGTTAAACTAGCCGTGGGATGGATCTAAGGCCATCTTGATGCTCAAGTTAGAGTTTCCTTTGAGATGATGCATAGACAGTGAGCTAGAAGAAAAGAATCTTGTGGCGTTTTGCAAAAAATGTAACCCCCACACCACGTGTTAGCTAAGTGAGCATCTAGATAACTGAGTTTGACAACCTCATAACTGTCAGGCCATTCTAAGATGCTACGCATCTAAGAATTTTGTCCATGCGTCTGAGAATATACATCACTACTGCTAGTGCTAGTGAGTCCATACATAAAGCAAACATATTTCAAGAATAGGGAAAGTGACATTAGTACGAAGTGGCATTAAAGAAGATGATGTATAGCTTTATTCGAAATGAAGATGTTAGCGGTTGAGGCTAAGGTGAAGTTGTCGCCTAAGGCGACAGGGCAGATTGAGACAACGTCTGATGCCGAGGTAGAGTCTGAGATTAAGATAGAGCTTGACGCCGAGATGAAATCCGAGATTGTGATGGAGGTTGACACTGAGATGGAATCCGAAAACAAAATGGAATCCGATATTGAGATGAAGTCTAACGCCGAAATGAAATATGAGACTAAGCTGGAATCTGAGTGTGATAGAGGTTGATAGCTTAATGGAATCCGAGATCGAGATGAATCAGATATTGAGATGGAACCCGAGACTAAGATGAAATTTGAGACCGTGATAAAATCCTAGACTGAGATGGATTCTGAGATTAGTTCCTTGGTCGGACCTAACCTGGAGAGAAGATCAGCATGCTCGACCTTATTTGAGATAAGTTGATTGTCTTTTGAATTAAGTCTGATCCATCTCGACTTTGACAGATAAACCATTCTAGATATCAATCCAAATGTCACGTAAGTACATAAATGAAACCTCCACATCAACAGTGATTTAGTTGGACAAGAGAATTAGCGTTCATTTAGGTTTTACAAGTTTATTAATCACTTTAAGGAAATGTGTGTGTCTAGCAAAAGATATGTCTGATATTGCACACCGTCTCAACTCTTGTCGAACACGAGGAGATCAGACACGTCCGGAAGGATCAAAGGAAAGCTAACTAGCTGTGGGTTTCACTCGATGACTCGAAACAGCACCATaccgtattattattattgtagaTTAATTCACGATaacaataatatttaaaaatcatcCTAAATTAAACGAACAGTACTCTAGGCAGCACGTTCCAATCATAATGAGCTGCCCCGTATCGTCTTATTTCTATTCGCAGTAGGGTCTGCCACAAACTCCTCCTCCGGGAGAAGACAAAGTTGTGAATCAGCACGGCGATTCGCTATATAAAAATAGTAATAAGCGTGAGCTTCGGCTTCCTTTTCTTCGTTAATCTATAATAATCAGCTAGCCCATGCAGGTACGCACGCGCATTGACTCTGATAATTAAAGCAAGTCGGTGAATTTTAAATTAAGCTAGGGCGATTAATTAACAAGGTCTAAGAGTGGTTCTAGTACAAATCAGCAATTATGTATTCAAATGAGGTTATCGACACTCTTGAGTGGCTGGCTCCGCAAGGTCGCCTATTAATTAGGGTTTCTGGGAGTTCATCTTCGCTCTGTATACAGTGTCTcagagagaggaagagaaagaactAGAGTTGTGTTTGGACATATATAAAGCATGATCTATCTATCAATCAAAAATGCTACAACCTTAAGATTAAATTTAGAACATTTGATAATGACTAAATAATATTATCAAATTTTCTTGTTTCACTAATGAACGACAAAGTCAATGCATTGTATCAATTCCAAATAGTACAAGTCGTGTTCCCTGATGAGCAAGTTGATCGACCAACCGCGATGTAAAATTGACAGTTCACACTAAATGCAGGATGGAGAAAGATCAATTCTCTTGTCACCCAGCATAGTCTCTCACAGACAAACAAAAATTAAACTGGTGGATCGATAATAAATGCACCTGGTATTGAAGAATGATCACACCAAATATGAACAGCAGTGGGGACGAATCTGGTATTAAAGGCCACAGTGAATTAGGATGAAACAATTTGGTGTAACCAAAGAATATCGAAACAGTTGCATCTGGTATTAAAGTACAGAGCTCTTTGGAAGGGTTGAGACACCATACAAATTAGGTATGGCCCTATGGGTTTCCTTCTGTATTTGCTTCATTGAATTCTGAAACGTAGTTACACTAGCTATAGGAAGGAAGATAATCAGTGAGTTCCTTGTCTGTGTGACATTCCCAGAAAAgaaattaatatatttatctcTGTCTGTCTCCAAAACAAATAATGATAATAATGTAGATACGAAAGATGACCTAAAAGCATCAAGATCAAAGTTGTCGTCTAGCCTGAATTCCCACCATGCAAAGTAAAAGTACTGACCAAGTTGCAGCTCACCAACAAAGCTTCAAAAGCTCTccattcaattcaattcaattcaatgaTCACCGAAAGAAGCACAAGAACGGCAAAAGAGAGCAGATGGAATGTTGAAAACCAAGTGATGGGAAGAAAAGGTATGTGCCAGTGTAAAGATGAATGTATATAAAGTGCATTTCAATATATCAGATAATTAAACCAAGTAATTATAAAGTAATTAGTGTTCTAGTCATTGTGTACAGAGAGATCTAATGAAAGCTGGGGTGGCAGCAAAAAAGTACAATATCATTCAGTGTACAATATCATGGACGTTGAGAATACTCTATTCGACTGATCAGGtcagagaaaaaaaaacacaagctCCTAAAAGGAGAGAGAAATAAAATCGAAGATGAAAAAAAAAGCAGCATTTTTTTAGGGGAAGCCGATTTGTACGTACCGTTAAGCGTTAACAAGATCATCATCTCTACAGTTCGTCGCTCTTCCTTATCTCCGATGGTATCAAATCCTGTAGCAGCCCGTGGTCCCTGGACGACGCTTCTGCCTCCGCCGCCGTCCGATTGCTGAAGGCGTTGTGGGTCAACgggggaagaggaggaggaacgGCGGCGGCGGGGCGGAAGTCAGGCAGTGTCGCCGGAGAAGGATGGAGGTAACTTCCGAGAATCGGGAGGCTGAGACCCATGGACGGCAGCACGCTGAGTCCGATCGGCGGCGGTGGCGGTGGCGGAATCAAGAGGGGCTGATGCGCGTGGCCGCGTGGGAGGATGGGGCTGGGGTGGGTGTGCTGCCCCTCGTAGGTCGTCACCACCACCGCGGGGTCCTCCGACGACCGCTCCACCCGCTTCTTCACGCCGCAGGTGGCGCTGGTGCAACGGTAGTAACTCCTGCGGCAATGACGATCGTACCCCTATCATTGTCTCCAAATTACAAAGAGAAAAGCACGATAGTGGCAGGGGGGAGTAAATAACCACCTCGGGTAGGGGCTGTTCTTGACGGCCTTTTGTCCATACTTGCGCCACCGGTAGCCGTCCTCCAAGTGGTCGACCTCGCTCCGCGTCTTGAACGCGAATCGTGGACCCTTTTGACGCTTTTGCCCTTTCTTCTTCCCGCCTTCCTCCTCCCTGCATCAGTATCCCCATTCCAAAAAACccatttcaaattccaattcgcCGTTAAATTAATCATCGCACCTCACCAATCCATACGCCTTACGCTTTACTGGTCTTCTGCTGTTGCTCCGATCCCTCATCTCCGGCAACGGCGGCGGCGGGAGAAGCGGTCAAAGCTCTGATCGCCGTGGCCGCCTCGGTGGAGGACGACGTCGAGATCGACGATGGGGTCGCAGGGATGTTTCCGCCGTCCGGTGGCTCCGCTCCCCGCCCAGCAGCCGGCGGCAGGTGATCGAATAATAAAGGAGGGGGAGTGTGGTGGAGATCCCGTAGGCCGAGAAGCTCGAGGAAGCCAAGCGAGTCCGTGTCGCCGCCGTCGGCGTCGAAGAGATCCCCGACGAAGGGAAACACGGACGACGTCTGCGACGAGAACGGCGGCTGTATCGACGAAGCGGCGACCGTCGACGACGCTTCCATTTCCTCTTCCGGCTTCTCCGTCATCGTCGCCTCGTTGTCATCGGGTAATCACGCACCCACCTCTCCCTGTGCggtctagggttagggtttggaacgaggaagagagagagagagggagagagagagagaagagtggGATTGTTGTCACAGAAGCTTTTTTATTAAGAAGAGAAAGCGAGAGAGGGGAAGGGGGAAAAAATAGTGATATTTTCACCCTCGAGGAGCTCGTACGGTCGGCGCTTTCACACGCTCACCCGCTCCCCTGTTTTTGACCGGTGTGAACGGAGACCCTCGGCAGTCGTCACGTGACCGGACTTCGGCGGGCGAGGCGTGCTGTCTGTTCCATTCTCCGAAACGCCCACCCGCTCGCGATGAGAGCGCAGGGGTGGAACGGTCATAGTGGCTTCGCACGTGCGGATGAATCGTACGGAGACTGACACGTGTGGTCCCGATCGCTGACACGCGGATCGGTTGCTGACGACAATCTCCGCGTCGTGTCTCGATTGCTCCCCTCTCGCACGCCAACGccggagattttttttttaattcgtttttttttgtttgttaaaaaaaaaagacaaaaataaaatttctctgaGTGTGTTCCTggttgtaatttttttttctaaaataaacaCTTGAAGGTATTACACACCTGCCTCAGAGTCTTAAATCTTCTATgaatcaattaaataaaattaattgtctGCTTCTTTTTCGtcctttttcaaatttatttgaattaAATTGTTCACAAGAAATTGCGGTGCTAAATTGCTAATTGTTTAGTCCACAACTTAAGTCGCGATTATGGCGCATCGGACGCCACTGATCACGTCCTCACAGTTGACATGGGAGTTCGGTCGCCGCACGCCGCGAGAATAATTCAGGCTCCGCCATTCACACACCCAAAAGCgtaaatccaaaataaataaataatagttcctatttaaatatataaaatatttgtTCTTAATTTATGAGGTCATCAGTGACGTAAGTGAAGCAGTCAACAGCCTTGACCGGTCGCGTCGGTGGCCATCAGCCAATGGACTCGGTTCGGCCCCGGTTGAGATTGGACGGCGGGACCCACGAGTAAGTAACCCTTATCTCGACCCATCAAATCTAGCGATTGATCTGAGACGAAATAAAAagggcaaaaataataataataatcccatcaagaaaaaataattatatttaattattaatttctcGATCCGTCCCAATGTTATCTTGTCGCACACCTGCTCGCACTATTTCGTGGCGCCTAATCAGGCCGCGGGAGGCGCTTAATCGCGCCATTAATCCGCCTCGTGACCTGGAGCTGCGTCTTTTGTCGCTCCGTCCAACTGATTAATTAGCCAATTAATAACTAATTCTTACTGTTCCGTGGAGCCCAGTCGCCACCGCACCAATAGGCCGGGTCCCGCATGCGTGGGCCGTCCGCGCCGGGTCCGGGCCCACGCGCTTTTGCAGCAGCGTACGCTGccacgaatttttttttaaaaaaaaaagacatcgAGGTTGCTTGCTTCGCACGTTCCTGGAGCTCAGATTCGTCCCATCTCTCGCAATTTAATGCCCCGGCTTGTCGCCCtccaaattaagttaaattaaatcaaCGTCGTCGCTCAGAAACTGCTAAAATAGTTCGCGACTGTTGACCGCTGTAGTTTGGGAGAAGATATTATTATTtactatattattattattattattattattacggTGGAGGAGAGAAAATTTGAAGATGAGGTGGGGCCAGGTTATTAAACAGTAAATTTGACTGGCGTATAGGTCAACAACCTAGGAAACTGGCGTCGGGAATCTCGACTTCTTCGAAGCGTCCACGTCTCAGCACCAGAGCCGTCGAATCAGCATCGGTGGGATGACGAACGGTCGGGATTAGGGGTGAGCGAGATCGGAAATTAGCTCGCGCATCTGCCtaactttttcctttgttttttaattgacatataaaattatatatattttagaaTAATGATAAAGTGAAAagtaaaaaattagaaataatcCAGTTGGCATTGACCAATTCCATGGAGCCATTAACCAAACATGCGCCGTTTTGAAATGGCATCATCATCCACATGGCGAATTGAACGCAGCATATtaacaattaatttaatttaatttaaaaaagaaatgttaataaagtaaaatattatgGCCTCTGCGTTGAATGTTGAATTGGTATTATATGAGGTGGTCTCGACTGTGATTGGCTTTATCGTTCGTATTTATGGATTAAACAACTGGAGATTGGCCTTCCAGAAACAACAACAACACAGAAAAAACTCGCTTAGTTTAATTAATCCGACCGAGCGCAGTTTGGCCCGACCTTAAATGGGTCAGGCCTTAATGGATAATATCCAACAAGGATCCGTATATAAAAATACCACAAAGGCAACGGAACAAACCGGCCATTTCCCCGTTCCATGAAATGCACCACTACTAATGACACACAATCTCACTACACCGATAGTCAACAACCCTAAGCAATCCCACACATTCGGGTTCGATAGGTATTAGACTCGGTCGCCCGAATCCGATAGCGACTCGACCATGGCTCGCAGAACGCCGACTCGCGCTTGCAAACGCTCCACGTAGTCAGCCGCCTCCCTAACGAGCCCGCCCAACTCCAACGACTCGCCGTCAGGCACCAACCTTCGAAGCAACCGAAGCCACTCTCTCCCTCGCCTAGTCGATCTTCTAGAAGACACTCTCCAAGCCCGCGCGAGCGCCTCGCTATCGGCGCGACCCCGGATTTCCTTCCAACTTATCCTTCGCACTCGTCGATAAGTCACCGCCCGGTGACTGCACGCCGGAGCCAGTTCAAGGCCGACGACGGTCGCCGAAAGCCGTGACGGTAGGGGGGCAGCCATGGAGGTGGATATTGGACAAGGTGTTAAAGAGCTCAGTctgtttatatacatgcatatatacttggcatgacgactgcataaaataaagatagatttttgaaatgaggaATCGGTAGTGTGGCATAATCTTTGCTTGTGGGGGATGGCCTATGGATCAGGACATGTTCTCCTAACTCGATTACACATGGGCTCACATGAACGCTCGACCTACTGCTCTCCCATGCCCAGTGACCATATATATGCATATAACGAACACCCTGGATTATTCCCAACTCTCTTTCAAGTGTCAAGCTCCAGCTCAGTGACACATGTGAAGGGGCCCCTGAAGATGGAGGGTTGTCGTTCCTTTGAAACGAACAGCAATGGCATGAGATTCTTTGCTCTGCGGCCAGGCAAATGATCAGATACGTGTGCTAATGTGTGTGGTCACAGGGCACTTAAATAAATCTCAGTGTTGGATAAGGGCGGCGTAATTAGCTCACTCCCCCCTTAAGAACGTAGTGTTTGTTGCTGGTGCTGCCGTGAGGCATTCATAAGTGAGGAGATAGGGTGGAGTTCCATGTGCTACTGTTTGGGGTCTTCTAAGGTACTTGCTGTAAAGACATTCCTTAAATTAAGGGCGGTTTGGtgttagatatgctactttcttaTTGTCGAATCAATTATCCAGTGAATTGACAATGCGCACATGATCGATCATGAgttgatattttcaatgttgcATTCCTTGAAACAATTTttcttatatttacttgtatttatTCTTCTGCATTTCAGGTTATTGATGCAATTGTATCTGCTGACGCGTTTGAGGATTTAAAGCCTGCTCTAGATATACTCTTTGCTGCACCGAAGAACTTGTATGTACCTGAATGAGAGGGATTTCATGTCTCAGTTCTTCTGATAAATCTTATCTCGCTGTTGAAAAAGATCAGGATCATGCATGAGATTGGCAAACTCTACTGCTAACGCCAGAAAATCCCTATCTATGTATTGCAATTTGGGATGCATGTATCGCACTGTGTCTGTGCCGTGCTGTGCTGTGCATGTCTATGACCAACACGCTTGTCTTTACATGGTTTCAAGTAGTGTTTTTTCATTGTGAAAAAAGgtgggtcccgccgcccagcggtcTCCTAGGCCTGGTCCCATagggatcctaggaggaggtaaatcagcggtgaatactggcccgggtaaagcgtggtgtctccggaatttaacacagccagcccagattattcatccagtgcgcgtccgtggaccttcgaccctacgactcattgtgcaaggatgtcacgccttaaccggttgatccagccCGCGGGGGCTTCAAGTAGTGTTTTTTCAGCAGTGATTGTCCAAAGTGGGAATACAACTAAATACGCTAGACCATAAAGTGGCAAAAGGTGGAACCGTCATCCTAGCGGCTCCTTGACTCCGGCCTCACAAGATTCCAGAAAGAGTAAATCATGGTTAATGCTGGGCAAGAtaggtgactgggggtcgaagGAATTTTTGGCACAGCAGACCAGGGTTTTATCCCCGAGTGCAACTGGCGACCTTCGACCCCACGACTTCAGTGACAAGCTGCAGACACCTAATCAGCTGATCCAGCCCATGAGGGCGGCTAGACCATAAAGTGACATAGGCCTATATTGTTAAcaatgaaaatatatttgagtttGCCTTTCTTTACCACTACTGTTATGCTAAAGTTGGAAAAGCTTGTGTGATTAAACCTATGATCCAAGTAAACCACTTACCATAATGGTTGCTAATCCCATCTAAAAACAAGAAAGATGATACATTGACTAGGTGACATCAAGGTTAACCATGAAAAAACTCTGAGCAAGAAAGACCTAATGTCACG from Zingiber officinale cultivar Zhangliang chromosome 5B, Zo_v1.1, whole genome shotgun sequence encodes the following:
- the LOC121985685 gene encoding probable WRKY transcription factor 48 — its product is MTEKPEEEMEASSTVAASSIQPPFSSQTSSVFPFVGDLFDADGGDTDSLGFLELLGLRDLHHTPPPLLFDHLPPAAGRGAEPPDGGNIPATPSSISTSSSTEAATAIRALTASPAAAVAGDEGSEQQQKTSKAEEEGGKKKGQKRQKGPRFAFKTRSEVDHLEDGYRWRKYGQKAVKNSPYPRSYYRCTSATCGVKKRVERSSEDPAVVVTTYEGQHTHPSPILPRGHAHQPLLIPPPPPPPIGLSVLPSMGLSLPILGSYLHPSPATLPDFRPAAAVPPPLPPLTHNAFSNRTAAEAEASSRDHGLLQDLIPSEIRKSDEL
- the LOC121985686 gene encoding Werner Syndrome-like exonuclease, with protein sequence MSAIVIDQQAPIFTVAISYFTVQTTVTCRAIDVERWIIQILQKHRNHLHGLVVGLDVEWSGDRSIRNRVSVLQICVGFRCLVFQVIHADLFPPNLISFLSDRRFIFVGVAILNDAERIARGLNFLVGNTVDLRALAAYEMRREYLWYAGLQQLAEEVLRLRVVKPYAVTMSNWENYRLSNEQIAYACADAFLSFEIGKRLLLGQF